A stretch of Clostridium formicaceticum DNA encodes these proteins:
- a CDS encoding class I SAM-dependent methyltransferase codes for MIQQDKYWNKVAYEKEFTTPFKLELFENHVEKNNKILDYGCGYGRTLNLLRKNGYLDLFGVDLSEKMIERAKEENPSMQYKVIKQNKLEFEDNSFDAVLLLAVLTCVINNEEQEMIIQEIKRVLKPSGVIYINDFLINDDERNINRYNKFKDKYNCYGVFELDEGAILRHYDEKRIEELTKGFHTLEYEKVVYTTMNGNKSNGFNYIGKI; via the coding sequence GTGATACAGCAAGATAAATATTGGAATAAAGTAGCATATGAAAAAGAATTTACAACACCATTTAAGTTAGAGTTATTTGAAAATCATGTTGAGAAGAATAATAAAATTTTAGATTATGGATGCGGATATGGAAGAACATTAAACCTTTTAAGGAAAAACGGATATCTAGACTTGTTCGGTGTTGATTTGTCAGAAAAAATGATAGAAAGAGCTAAAGAAGAAAACCCCTCAATGCAGTATAAAGTTATAAAGCAAAACAAGTTAGAATTTGAAGATAATTCATTTGATGCTGTTTTATTATTAGCAGTACTAACTTGTGTAATTAATAATGAAGAGCAAGAAATGATAATACAGGAGATAAAAAGAGTATTAAAACCAAGTGGTGTTATTTATATTAATGACTTTTTGATTAATGATGATGAAAGAAATATAAATAGATATAATAAATTTAAAGATAAATATAATTGTTATGGAGTATTTGAATTAGATGAAGGAGCAATATTAAGACACTATGATGAAAAAAGAATTGAAGAATTGACAAAAGGTTTTCATACATTAGAGTATGAAAAAGTAGTATATACCACTATGAATGGAAATAAGTCTAATGGATTTAATTATATAGGGAAAATTTAA
- a CDS encoding sigma-70 family RNA polymerase sigma factor, whose product MQDINEERILLMLKKSPGEGISMAIDKYGGAVKTICKNILFDCSREDIEEAVADSFVGLWKSIDKFKSNGNYSLKSYLYGIARHTALDKRRVMKKETFVLPVEEVIVEAAVDLECDYVKKLNENIVHDSVNSMEEPIRSVFILRYFYYEKVNAIAKRLGLTPKVVENHLYRGKSKLKRELLGRGVQCE is encoded by the coding sequence ATGCAAGATATTAATGAGGAACGTATCCTGCTTATGCTGAAAAAATCCCCGGGTGAAGGAATCAGTATGGCAATAGATAAATATGGCGGTGCTGTAAAAACAATTTGTAAAAACATTTTATTCGATTGCAGTCGGGAGGATATTGAGGAAGCGGTGGCAGACAGCTTCGTAGGATTATGGAAATCTATTGACAAGTTTAAGAGCAACGGGAATTACTCACTGAAAAGTTATCTTTACGGGATAGCGAGGCATACTGCACTTGATAAACGAAGAGTGATGAAGAAGGAGACCTTTGTACTACCGGTGGAAGAAGTAATTGTTGAAGCCGCGGTTGATTTGGAATGCGATTATGTAAAAAAGCTTAATGAGAATATTGTCCATGATTCTGTAAATAGCATGGAAGAGCCTATACGATCGGTTTTCATTCTGAGATATTTTTATTATGAAAAGGTAAATGCTATTGCAAAGCGGCTTGGTCTGACACCAAAGGTTGTAGAAAACCATTTGTACAGAGGAAAGAGTAAGCTAAAGAGGGAGCTTCTAGGAAGGGGTGTCCAGTGTGAATAA
- a CDS encoding DMT family transporter, which translates to MKNIEGKIYLLLAFSLAGTSVITGYILSEKLNNFTITAVSLGIVLLCLSPFYGAKTVNTIHLLKKSDWKMLILQAVFGIFLFRTFLLLGVGLTSTVEAGILTGTTPAITSILAFFVLREKLTGWAALGIVCTVFGIVLLQEVNLCFLQFSIKHIGGNVFILCAAASESAFNIISRRHRAKKQYDTDIQIHPMVQTLLVSAIAFTLSIIPAFGEQSFAALQMIGLKEWLALVWYGLIVTALAFVFFYAGVKRCDAYTIAAFSGMIPLTSMLLSLFLLKESISYTQWGGGFLIILSMLLFGRKQGAKEEKAIAVSPIHNK; encoded by the coding sequence ATGAAAAATATTGAGGGAAAAATATACTTGCTACTTGCTTTTTCATTGGCGGGAACTTCGGTAATTACAGGATATATTCTTTCTGAAAAGTTAAACAACTTTACAATAACCGCCGTTAGTTTAGGAATCGTGCTGTTGTGTTTATCTCCATTTTACGGAGCTAAAACAGTAAACACAATTCATTTGCTCAAAAAAAGTGATTGGAAAATGCTCATATTGCAAGCCGTATTTGGAATCTTTTTATTCCGCACATTCCTGCTGTTAGGAGTGGGCTTAACAAGTACCGTGGAGGCAGGAATCCTAACCGGAACCACACCTGCGATTACATCCATTCTGGCTTTCTTTGTTCTTAGAGAAAAACTTACAGGTTGGGCGGCGCTTGGCATTGTCTGTACCGTTTTCGGTATTGTTCTGTTACAGGAAGTTAACCTGTGTTTTCTTCAGTTCTCTATAAAGCATATTGGAGGAAATGTGTTCATTCTCTGTGCTGCGGCAAGTGAGTCTGCCTTTAACATCATTTCAAGAAGGCACAGAGCCAAGAAACAGTATGATACAGATATACAAATTCATCCGATGGTACAAACCTTGCTGGTATCCGCAATCGCTTTTACTTTATCCATCATACCGGCTTTTGGGGAACAGTCTTTTGCGGCGTTACAAATGATCGGGCTGAAGGAATGGTTAGCCTTGGTGTGGTACGGCTTGATTGTAACAGCTTTGGCCTTTGTGTTTTTCTATGCAGGTGTCAAACGCTGCGATGCGTATACGATTGCCGCGTTTTCTGGGATGATTCCTTTGACTTCCATGCTCCTGTCGTTGTTTCTTTTGAAAGAATCGATAAGCTATACCCAATGGGGCGGGGGATTTTTGATTATCCTCAGCATGCTGTTGTTTGGAAGAAAGCAAGGCGCCAAGGAAGAAAAAGCAATTGCCGTTTCACCTATCCACAACAAATAA
- a CDS encoding PLP-dependent aminotransferase family protein, which translates to MWGIELQKRNKISLARQIFLSLKQSILMGQISQGEVLPSTRELAKGLGVSRNTVCDAYDMLLTEGFIVSRQGAPSHVAEGLHITQKEVVSPKEHKRERPPIRWDFKTGQPDLSLFPWPLWSQMIRRATNTLSAQQLEYSGPKGYEPLCEEIAHWLMRSRSMDVNPEDIFITSGATQAFHLLVDILHKEGHAFALESPSHPGIRTVIQDRGHLLQWMPVDQQGADISCIRDKDISTVYVTPSHQFPLGGIFPATRRAALIRLASEKDFYIIEDDYDSEFRYSGAPVSPIYSMDSSRVVYVGTFSKTLFPSLRIGFTVLPKPLQAKWKHYRNFMDVQNPVLEQVALTEFLRKRKMDKHIQHMRRVYAEKRNVLLNAIEHSFSNAVQFWGDASGLHVALQFPGMEFGKQFMLNCRNAGIRIQPVSQYCSVQDNHKDKLLTGYGHLSDTQIREGVQALFELIAKNSSGSLEFK; encoded by the coding sequence ATGTGGGGAATTGAATTACAGAAAAGGAATAAAATCAGTCTGGCACGTCAAATTTTTTTATCACTTAAACAGAGTATCCTCATGGGACAGATTTCCCAAGGGGAAGTGCTTCCCTCCACACGAGAATTGGCAAAGGGCTTAGGTGTTTCCCGTAATACCGTTTGTGATGCGTATGATATGCTTTTGACGGAGGGTTTTATTGTCAGTCGACAAGGTGCGCCATCGCACGTTGCGGAAGGGCTACATATTACACAAAAAGAGGTTGTGTCTCCAAAGGAACATAAAAGAGAACGTCCTCCTATTCGATGGGATTTTAAAACGGGTCAGCCGGACTTATCTCTTTTCCCATGGCCGCTATGGAGTCAAATGATTCGTCGTGCAACCAACACTCTGTCTGCCCAACAATTGGAGTACAGTGGCCCTAAAGGCTACGAACCCTTATGTGAAGAAATTGCCCATTGGTTGATGCGCAGCAGGAGTATGGACGTAAACCCGGAAGATATATTCATTACGTCAGGTGCGACACAGGCCTTTCATTTACTCGTGGATATTCTTCACAAAGAGGGTCATGCTTTCGCCTTGGAAAGCCCGTCTCACCCAGGAATCCGCACAGTCATTCAGGACAGAGGGCATCTATTGCAATGGATGCCAGTGGATCAGCAGGGTGCGGACATTTCATGTATTAGGGACAAAGACATTTCCACAGTTTATGTTACCCCTTCCCATCAATTTCCACTGGGTGGTATTTTCCCTGCCACACGTCGTGCGGCACTGATACGCCTTGCATCTGAAAAAGATTTTTATATCATTGAAGACGATTATGACAGCGAATTCCGCTATTCCGGCGCTCCTGTCAGCCCTATCTATTCCATGGATTCTTCGCGGGTGGTTTATGTGGGAACTTTCAGCAAAACACTTTTCCCTTCTCTTCGGATAGGGTTCACGGTACTGCCCAAGCCTTTGCAAGCCAAATGGAAACATTACAGAAATTTTATGGATGTACAAAACCCTGTTTTAGAACAAGTTGCTCTGACTGAATTCCTGCGTAAACGGAAAATGGATAAACATATTCAGCATATGCGGCGAGTATATGCTGAAAAAAGAAATGTTCTATTGAATGCCATAGAGCATTCTTTTTCCAATGCTGTACAGTTTTGGGGGGATGCCTCGGGCTTACATGTGGCACTTCAATTTCCAGGGATGGAATTCGGAAAGCAATTTATGTTGAACTGCCGAAATGCAGGCATAAGAATACAACCTGTATCGCAGTATTGCTCTGTACAGGATAATCATAAAGATAAACTCCTGACGGGCTATGGGCATTTAAGTGATACACAGATTCGGGAGGGAGTTCAGGCCCTATTTGAATTGATTGCAAAAAATAGCAGTGGAAGTTTAGAGTTCAAATGA
- a CDS encoding DUF4179 domain-containing protein, translating into MNNNNETNQKKGEYHIDKMFSEILETETMNILDGSDLLQDDLIKEEKERILKMAIGKIGVESEDKNTISLQPRKKKRKILTVALIAIVAFVTTAFAAEIFQWDARISNYFGIEEYNSADLSGGGMNVGISAENNGVTIEAVQTIGDANNLYILLDITAPEDKVIYPNTGFDALYLQVEGATSLGYSFDMLDDDNENDNDNKATILVYMDANEKINNGKMISLKFKDLRHYINGDWVTDIEGEWNLKWKLDYEDISTKYSIEKILMVDGETVNIDSVSISPIALNVQISGSYIEKHDLKPLEPGIEELIQITAIELKDGTVLTQKDASMWGISTRGTKCVLNMQMKKLIDVDQVKSITLNDTKIVL; encoded by the coding sequence GTGAATAATAACAATGAAACGAATCAAAAAAAAGGAGAATACCATATAGATAAAATGTTCAGTGAGATCCTTGAAACGGAGACTATGAACATCCTGGATGGTTCAGACCTTTTACAGGATGATCTTATAAAAGAGGAAAAGGAGAGGATATTAAAAATGGCAATTGGAAAGATCGGAGTGGAGAGCGAAGACAAAAATACAATATCTCTTCAGCCAAGAAAGAAAAAAAGAAAAATTCTAACTGTCGCATTAATAGCAATAGTTGCTTTTGTAACGACAGCTTTTGCAGCGGAGATATTTCAGTGGGATGCCCGAATTTCCAACTACTTTGGGATAGAAGAGTACAATAGTGCAGACCTGTCAGGTGGCGGAATGAATGTTGGTATAAGTGCTGAAAATAATGGAGTGACCATCGAAGCAGTTCAAACAATTGGTGATGCAAATAATTTGTACATTTTACTTGATATTACGGCTCCTGAAGATAAGGTTATCTATCCGAATACAGGATTTGATGCGTTATATCTTCAGGTTGAAGGGGCTACAAGTCTCGGATACAGTTTTGACATGCTAGATGACGATAATGAAAATGACAATGACAATAAGGCAACTATCTTGGTATATATGGATGCCAATGAAAAAATAAATAATGGAAAAATGATCAGCCTTAAGTTTAAAGATTTAAGACATTATATAAACGGAGATTGGGTTACGGATATTGAAGGTGAATGGAATCTGAAATGGAAGCTGGATTATGAAGATATTTCAACAAAGTATTCCATAGAGAAAATTTTGATGGTAGATGGAGAAACAGTTAATATCGATTCAGTATCTATTTCGCCGATTGCATTAAATGTACAAATAAGCGGAAGTTATATTGAGAAGCATGACTTAAAGCCCCTAGAGCCTGGAATAGAGGAACTGATCCAAATTACAGCAATTGAATTAAAGGATGGTACTGTGCTGACACAAAAGGATGCATCTATGTGGGGCATTTCTACGAGGGGGACAAAATGTGTGCTCAATATGCAGATGAAAAAGTTGATTGATGTGGATCAAGTAAAAAGCATAACCTTGAATGATACAAAGATAGTTTTATAA